One Antennarius striatus isolate MH-2024 chromosome 9, ASM4005453v1, whole genome shotgun sequence genomic window, GAAATAATGCTCGATGATGTAGGAGACAGAACGAACATACTCCCTCTCCGTGGAAATCATTTCATCCATGATGTGCTGCACTTTACTGGTGGAAAAGCATATATGACGAGTGTAAGACCAAAGCACTGGTAATGATATATGCCAAGTATCTGACACTACACATCAACAGAATAGCTAGATAGATAAATTTAAACACAGATTCAGTGAATATGTTGAGGTTTGCACTCATTGTTCAAACAGAATAATTAATTTGAAGGTGTAATACTAAGCAAAGGGAAGTGTGTTTGGATTCAACCGTGTTTCATCAATTACATGTAAAAATCTACTACTgcttatcaataaataaattaaagtaataataataatgattaaagtTCTAGCCATTGTTCATcaatcattcatcattcatccaagattatattatttttaatataggTCTGTGTCATGCATTACTCTAGTGCTACATTTTTGGGGGATTACAAAGAAGGTGGatttttgtggtattttaaagcattttcgtcaaaaataaaaagagccAACTCAAATTAGTAGTGCAGCTAAGGTATCATGAATTCAGACCTGCTCTGTTTCTTGACTTCTCCATCACTGCGTCTGCTGTGGATCTTGGAGGGCGTTGACATGCTGCGGCTGCGTCCTAAAGCCGGACTCGTCACGTCAGGTCTCTGCAGCTTCTTCTCTGCAGACACATTATTGGCCACTTCTAAACCTTTGATATACACACCAGTGTAGCCGTGAATGTGACTGACATCTGAATGGCTGCTGTCCCGTGTGGTCAGCTCATAACTCATGGTCTTTTTCATGATCTTTTTCATAGGCTGCTTGCGGAGGCGGGCAGGACCGGAGTAGACGGGTTCTGATTGGCAAGAGATGATCGAGTCAACAGTGCAGTCGCTGTCTGTGTCTTCAAACAAAGAAGGACTCTGCCTCAGTTTGCTGTTAGAGTCAATGGGAAAAATGaagtgtgaggaggaggaggacacagAACTACTGGGGCTCTTGGAGAAAGGCCCGGCAGAATGAGGACGGTTCTCCTCAAAAGGTAAGGGTGCAGGCAAAAGCACATTAGATGCAGAATGCTCTTCAGTCTGGCTGTCTTCATTCTTTAAAGGAGTCGCTGCATCAGCAGCTGTGGAGTTCGAGCCTGCTGTTGTGGCTCGGGCCAAAGTCTCTTCCAACTGCTGTTTGGTCAGCTGACATTTATGCCATACTGTGTTccactgctgcagctgctgaggaCTCTCCAGGGACAGCACCATGTTGTTGAGGGCACTGAAGTTGTCCATAGAAAACTTAGATGCCTCGGTGTAGTAATCCTGCAGAATCTGCACCTCAGAGGGTGAAACAACATACCCTGTGCTGTCCAGACTCAGGTGATGGAAATATTCTCGACAGTGCTCCATCCACTGGTTTGCCTATACATTTAAAAGATAATCATTTACTTAATATCACAGATAAGAGATGCTTTCGGATACTACTCATAATCCTGACATGACTAAGgtattcaaagtttttttttccctgtgatACCAACCATATGTTGACACTTATTGAAAACTGTGCCttacttaaaatgtaaaatcgattctaaaacagaaaaacgttttctcatttgtttttaacCCCTTCACTTTGGTGTTCAAGTAAATGTAACATAAGTTTGGAaaggaaatatgaaatatgagcTTTTAATTCTTACTGAGTCGTAGAATTCATATAGATTGGTCAGTGTGTCTAGCTggaccttcctcctctccactcTGCTCAAGATGGAACCCAGATGTTGCTGAAAGTCAAGGAGAACAGAACCTGGAAGTGATTCTGGAGATTCTTTCACCAGCTCCAGACCAAGTCTCTGTTGGTGCTgtcagaggaagaggacaaacTTGATTATTCCAGCACTCCTTTTCTTGTTAAAATTACACATCAGAGGTAATCCacaagaaatgtgtttgtaacACATGGTGCTTTTTACCACAGACTCCTCCAGAAACACCTCCAAGCTATCTCTCATCTCCTTAATTTTATCTGCAGAGAGAGTCAATGATTCCAAAGGTACTAGTTGCTTCTCTCCCTCAATGCTAAACCAGAGTGTGATctagaaagagaaatacatcTTTGATTCAATATTCAGTTTAGAGTGACGAAAAGCAGTAGAAACCTGTTGCACTGCTGATAACATAAAGAACAAAAGAGTTTAAGCttactttttgtgtttgatcCTCAAAATTAAGCACCTCCAGCAGGCTCTCTAACTGCTTCTGAGACTTGTTGGAGAGAATCACAAGCTTGTGGACTTCTTCATCTACTTGGTTATACAGTGCATTCAACATGTCGATTGCATCTCTAAATGAGCAAAGACAAAGCAggtataaaatgtttgttttattataataatagtgAGCATCCTTCTGTGATTGAGGCCATCCTACAGTACCTGTAGTTTTCATTCTCGAATGGCTCCTCCTTCCTGATGCGAGCAAGGACAGTGCCTCCTTCCAGACGCAATCTGTTTAGACGGGTGTCATCTAATACACACTTCAtgagatgtgtctgctgctcCATCATCTCTGACACTTCCTGATTCAACACATTCACCAAGacaattaaaatcaaatgaGGTAACATATTTTCCAcacttctaaaaaaaacaaaattctgttaACTCCAGTTTGGAGGAAAGAAGCCAGCAGAGATATATTTGGAGGACACATAAATCAGAGGACCTGACTGCTTGCTGAGCCTGGGACTGACCTTACAGGTCTTCAGTTTGCTGGTGTTGCTCAGGGTGCTGATAGATTCCTGAAGGGAGGAGATAGCTTCGCTGCAACTCCTAGCGAACGGTTCAATTTTCTGTGACAAAGACAAATCACATGGACAGGGTTTGAAGCAGTAGCAATAGACCCATAAAGAATGCAGTTAGGGTTCAAGATTTTGTGCTATACCCTTTGGCCTAGAGAAGTCATTTATTTAAACTATTATATTTTTGGCAAACCAAGACATTATTAGCCCGTAATTAGTAACAAGAACaatgaaaaagtaaattaaaaaaataacaatttctaCAGACACCACACTACCCAGCTCAAAAATAGGTTTACATATGCATAATTGTGGCTGCAGGCCCGCTGACCTCCCTCACACCCACCTGCCTGAAGTGGATCCAGTGATTGTGGTCGTAGTGGAAGGAGCCCTCCAGGTCTCGTGTGAGCTGGGTTTGGTCGATGTGCTTCAGCAGGGCTTTTAGAGATGACAGTGTTTCAGTCTGTGGtgaaaagcaaaacacaaacacctcTGGTCTCAGTTTGAGGATGTTACCTCCTGCTTCAAATCTACAGTAAAGTTAATGACCCACACGTGAAAGGAATTCAACAAACcaattcagtaaataaaaaaaaaataggcagATCAAATGtacttttgtttgtgtgcattcaCCTGTACATTTGCGTCTCTCTCTGGTTTGGCTATTGCCTCCTTGTCCACCAGGAAGAGAACAGAGTAAAGTGCATTTGGTACTAatgtctaaaaacaaacaaaccacaaaacaaaaattatagtACAAGTAAATTCTTACCATAAACTGTTaaacaaagtaaaacaaatttttaatgGGAACTGTACATCCTGTGGCTTAAAGGATCCCCTACTTTACATTATATGTCTCTGCAAAGTTGGCTACATCCAGCCCGCTCCCAGTCCGTGGTTAACAACAGACAAGTAAGCACAGGCTCCTCCACCAGAGTCCTGAGGCCAGCCTTTTCAAGAAAAATGTCTTGGAACTGCCGTCAACACAAACCCAAAAGTGCACCTCTTTCAACAACCTAACTGTGTCCTGGACTGAGAGGTCACACAGTAAGAACAGTCTTCAAAAAGCCACAGTGGGATGAATCGAAATGGGCTAGCATTACAGCTCTGGGTACGACAGAAAGTCAGCAGGGCCTGACAACTCTTtgggtgtgtgttggagggTAATTACATACAATATTTTCCACTCCGGGCTCACCTGTAATTCAGACAGAGATGACAACACAGCTGGAGCAGGCTGCTGCCTCCTGCTATCTATGACAACACAGAGGCCTTGATGATGCCTTTCTTTCCTGAAAGCAGCAAATTACAGTCAACACACATTCTTACACAGACAACTGATTGCACGCAATACCATCTTTTATTCAAGCAGAAGGTTTATATTGTCTGATAACTAACAAAAAACCTAAAgtatgtgatttattttgtgacatttgCAGATTTATTTATAGACATTTTGAGTCAGTTAATAAGCAATAAATAACAGATTGGTTACGAGTATATCTGAAAGTAGCTGTGTTCACCTCGGATTAAAGCGGCAGGTGTGAAAGTTGCAAAATTTTTTGTTCTTAACACAGGAAAAAATAGGGTGTGAATGAGTTACCGCAGTGTGGAGTAATAGTATCCCAACAAACAGGTGAGGTCATTGACTGTGCAACTCTCTCCAACCCACACCTCAGCTCTCGTGCACACCTGTAGCACTGCCCTCCCACTGCGATCTCTGTTTCCTGGAAGAAAACAGGCCAACAGGGGGTCAATGTTACACTTATGGGTCCTCTATCATTATGCGgatatttcatgtattttatttaaagcacaatatacagtattattttggCGAAGCTCATATCAGTCGTGTGTGGATCTGTCGTCCTCTACCTGGCAGGATCACAGCCCCTGATGTGAGCAGCTCCTGGTTGACCTCTGTCACCAGTTTGGGGAAGGCTAGCTCCTTCTTACAGAGACAGGTTGAAGCTGAACTCAGGCCAACGGCGGTCCCATTGACAGCTTTGGGACTTCGTGACTCTTCTCCACTGTTCCTGTGTCGTCTGCTCTCACTGCTGATGGTGTCATCATGATGTCCTGAAAAACCAATTAGAAATAGTGAGCATGTAACTTGGTGAGTGTCTAAGTGCTATTTACTGAGGAACAACAGTAGTCGATACTATAAGCTTCCCCTCTCCACAGTGATTTCTGAGCTAATTGTAATACCTCATGAAAGTGTTCATTTGAGGTGAGACGTGTGTGCTCTTGTAGTGACCTCACCCTGACTCATCAAGGAGACTGGGTGTTTGTCAGGCTGACTTATGAGTCACTCCGGTGTTATTAGAAtttcctctctcttccacttCAACCTTAAATACCTCATAATTATGTATATGAATGCTGCTCGTCACCTTAACAGAACATGAAAATGTACACACAGAGTATACGCACTATATCTTACTGAATACCTCCCTGTCCTTGTGCCAAATACAAATGCCAACAACTGGATTAAAACTAGCATGGTATGCACACGATTGACATATGGATTTCACTGTAAAAGTACCAATTTTTATCCAGTATTTCTGAAACTTGTAATTCTAAAAGATTTGCTGCTGCTGGGTTATTATTGGTCATATAAAGCAATATTACTATTCCATTGTATTCCTTGGGACCACGGCATTTATATTATggaattattttaaacaaaattgtTTCCATCTTATCTTAAATGTACATAAGACAACTCCAGGTGGTTTGCAGTAACTTAAAGATTTGAGGTTGGCATGTTTGTAATTGATTTGTCAGGTTGGGCTATACTTGGTGAAACGTGACAAATCAGAGTTTAATTTCCCTTGAACTTAACAGTAATATGAGCATATTAACACTTGTACAACTACAATACTAACATCCTGTTGTTTAGCTGGTACAATAGTTAATGGGTTCATTCATGTTTGCATGCTAGAATTCACTGTAAAGCAATGAACCAGAGCTAAGAATCAGAATGGTTTGAAGATATTTCTTAAAATAATAGCCCTTCGAATAAAAAAACAGTCTGTTCAAGGCAATTCGTCTAGTAGTAGTTGAGACATTTCCGTCTGATCCAAGGTGGTGGACTGATTGACAGACAAGGAAACTATGTCCTTTCAAATCACAAGTGATGCAAACATTAACAGGCTTTAAATGTACAGGACATACTCATCGGCGTTTAGACTGTTAATCTATCAGCAGATCTTTGGTTTTGAATCTATGTCTGATGGATACCTGTTGTGTGTCAGGGTGTCTCTTCTATTGCCGTGCTATGTTGTGTGACAGTAAGCCCTCCCAGCTCAGCCTCTATTGTCTGTCATTActcagtgtgtttcctgtgcGACTGTGTGGTCAGGCCTGCATTAGCTGGATGTTTCCTAAATTGCTTTGTTTTCACAGGAAGAGACAAATGTAGAGTACGGCCTCCTGAGTATTGTGCCATTTGAAAGTGTGTTTTTAGTCTAGTCTGCAGGACACGTTTTTAAGCTGTGAAAGAGGTTCAATCTGCAATGGTTGCTGAAGCTTTGAGCTACGAATCACATCAATTACAGCAGATAAGCTCTGAGTCATATCATATAATTCAACCATTCGATCTATTTTCAGAGTTGAGTTAGTGCAGGTTAGGGGTTATGTTTCTGCTTTGATGAGACTTCCCAATGACACTGGTCTACTATAGTTTGAAAGGGATTTTGTGGATCCCAAGTGGCTGATTGATTCACAAAGGGAACTTTTGTAAATGAGACAACCCATCTGAGACCAGTGCAGCCCCGCCATGGTCTCAGTCACACAGTAGGGTCATCTCACTGTGGGAAGCTGGGCTCCATGTGGCTTAGTTTACAggatttacagtatgttttgatgcctttgaacttttttttctggaaacCTTTTTTGTAAAGTCGGAAACCCTCCTCTGAGGAAATCTCACAACAGTGATTTAAATACTGCAATTATCTGGAGTGGTTCATTTTTAATACATTCAAATATGTATTACACACAATGTAATATAATCACAAGTAGTAGTAGTCCTTCCTATATGTAGACATTGGCAAGTGCTTACAATTCTGAGATTTAAATAAACTCAGTCAGCTTTCAGCTCACATTTCAATTCACggaagaatgtttttttctaaaatcaGCATGATTCCCTGGGTGGTACTCTCACAGCACTGAGCTACCCTGTATGAgccaacacacaaaaacacagactgaCAGTAATGAAAATACTGGGGTGGGACTTTAGCTTTGTTTCCACCGTGAGCCCATACCTGTACCCTGAACATGCCAAAAAATACAAACGGTCTTTCAAAAAACAATCCGTCATTAATGACAGCATTAATGCTACAGAACTACACTACACTGCAACTGAAACCAGCAGATAAACTGTTTAAACATTGCTCTGCTGCAGGCCATGATAACACACTCTCATGTGAAACCACTATAATTGCCTATCAAGATTGAAACTTCACGCCCTAAGGTTGTCTGATAAGCAAGAGATGATGAGCAATAGCTTTTAGAGATGACTGTCAAAAACCCGTCAATAATTAAGAAATTTAAGCTCCTATTAAACAGTATATTACCATACAACACACTGAATGTAAATATATCTTTTTGATGTAATATAATTACATCAATGATACTGATGCTATTTAATACCTGTTTGAAAGTCAGGCACATTTTATATCGAGTAAATACATAAACCCCCTTAAACATACTGCTCCAGtttctaaaagaaaaacagggcACTGTAGATTTTAGCAAAGATTGTTCAGGcggaattaaaaaaacatgtttacttgGCACTAGTATTTTATTCTACAGAttattactgtacatattttgttgtgttaaaaAGTGTTCCTGCACATATATACCCACTATGACATCATCCAATAATTTTTGGACTACACATCATAATTCTTGTGTTGACCATTATGTCAGATGAGATATATAGAGGAAAATGAGATGTTAGGAACAATACTATAATACACACAACATCTACCCTGATTTGACTCTCACTAGGTTCATTATCCACAAAATAGGCAGCTGAGAGCATTCAGCATAAACTTGACAATTCATATTGTTGTTCACTTGGTTTTAAGAGCTGTTCTACAAAAAAAAGGTGTGCATAAGGAccaggaaaaggaggaaaaggatgtTTATTCTATTTGGGTCTTGAAGAATATTTCCTTACTAGTTACAGTCCTAATGTGCAAAGGAACTATTGTAAACTGTGAAGTAAATACAATGGAGTCAGTGCTATAAAATTTAGTTATGTATATCATATGCAAATATCTGAAAAATACACATTGGTAATTTGTTTGAGTAAATGTATTTTAGTACTTAACAGCTTTGTATGTAATGAGgttttgactttgtttttagCATATTGTAGCAGTAACAAGTTGAACATCTGAGGTGCCACATCACATACCTGACTCCTCTTTCCTTGATCTCCTCTCAGAACCTGGAAAAACTGCCTCAACATCCAGTTTCCCCAAACGTGCGTAGCCATTCATCAGCTTTTTAGGAGAGATGCTGACTGAGCCTCCCGAGGAGGATCGTTCCCGGTGGCCTTTAACCTGGCCGGCCTTGTTAGTCCTCTCTAGTGACTTTGATCGTCTTTCTGCCCGCCTCTCTGCACTCCTCAAACCTCTCTGTAAATAAAGTAAAGGTGTGCTGGGCCTGGAGTCATCACCATTTAGCCACCCTCGACTACCAAACCTCCGAGATAAGAGGTCTCTGGATGAGGTCCGGGTATCAGGGCTGCTGCTTGGTGTCACAGTCCTCTCTCTTAGGCTAGCACTGTGCTCTGTGCCCTCCTCCAAGATGGATTCAGAGCTGGACCCCAGGGTCATGGGGTTCTGCAAGGCCTCCATGTAAGATTTCCTGAAAAGTCTCCTGTTCTCAAAGGCTGTAGAGTCCCTTGGAAGACGACGCCGAGGGCCTGAGTCACTTCGATCTGTATTAAAAGACATCTCAGACCCCGGTCCTCTTTCTCTGCCAACACAATCCTCCAGTCCTGTTGTCGACTCTTCGGTAGACCTTTCGATTTTAATCATGGGTGTAGCATTATCCTGTTTGCTAACATTATGGCTCTCACTGCTGGAGTCCGTGTGGTTCTTGTTTGGGGAGGGGAGGTCAGAGAAGATGGAGTCAGCACCCTGAGATTGAAGGGACTCTCTTGAGCTACGGTGACTGTCCAGAGTCCCTGTGGAGCCACTGGTGCTGCAGGTACTGAGATGGCCCCTGAAGCCTGCTCTGCTGCAGC contains:
- the zgc:158766 gene encoding pleckstrin homology domain-containing family G member 4B isoform X2, with protein sequence MLSLSKMHPRAKSRSCDNYLSIKDAESLDNCIQSTLSALYQPFSATAATVLWQLFSVVERQYRGDGLRCFIDFLLPAKRILQIIQQETFVKFRGLLFYHEGWPLCIHEKVVLQLAPLHKVRLKQGDFYLQIVPLGRKSAKLVIKCLSTSGQGITDIPISESMFGSVFTAEFLQNVTHDRNLHPLQNCLLTTGTAVYRTSWKNVVNPLFISSTSDAIMQARCSRAGFRGHLSTCSTSGSTGTLDSHRSSRESLQSQGADSIFSDLPSPNKNHTDSSSESHNVSKQDNATPMIKIERSTEESTTGLEDCVGRERGPGSEMSFNTDRSDSGPRRRLPRDSTAFENRRLFRKSYMEALQNPMTLGSSSESILEEGTEHSASLRERTVTPSSSPDTRTSSRDLLSRRFGSRGWLNGDDSRPSTPLLYLQRGLRSAERRAERRSKSLERTNKAGQVKGHRERSSSGGSVSISPKKLMNGYARLGKLDVEAVFPGSERRSRKEESGHHDDTISSESRRHRNSGEESRSPKAVNGTAVGLSSASTCLCKKELAFPKLVTEVNQELLTSGAVILPGNRDRSGRAVLQVCTRAEVWVGESCTVNDLTCLLGYYYSTLRKERHHQGLCVVIDSRRQQPAPAVLSSLSELQTLVPNALYSVLFLVDKEAIAKPERDANVQTETLSSLKALLKHIDQTQLTRDLEGSFHYDHNHWIHFRQKIEPFARSCSEAISSLQESISTLSNTSKLKTCKEVSEMMEQQTHLMKCVLDDTRLNRLRLEGGTVLARIRKEEPFENENYRDAIDMLNALYNQVDEEVHKLVILSNKSQKQLESLLEVLNFEDQTQKITLWFSIEGEKQLVPLESLTLSADKIKEMRDSLEVFLEESVHQQRLGLELVKESPESLPGSVLLDFQQHLGSILSRVERRKVQLDTLTNLYEFYDSANQWMEHCREYFHHLSLDSTGYVVSPSEVQILQDYYTEASKFSMDNFSALNNMVLSLESPQQLQQWNTVWHKCQLTKQQLEETLARATTAGSNSTAADAATPLKNEDSQTEEHSASNVLLPAPLPFEENRPHSAGPFSKSPSSSVSSSSSHFIFPIDSNSKLRQSPSLFEDTDSDCTVDSIISCQSEPVYSGPARLRKQPMKKIMKKTMSYELTTRDSSHSDVSHIHGYTGVYIKGLEVANNVSAEKKLQRPDVTSPALGRSRSMSTPSKIHSRRSDGEVKKQSSKVQHIMDEMISTEREYVRSVSYIIEHYFPEMERLDLPQDLRGKRSIIFGNIEKLWDFHTQYFLKDLESCTNSPLSISSCFLRHEDQFGMYALYSKNKPQSDALLSSHGNEFFKNKQMELGDKMDLASYLLKPIQRMSKYALLLKDLIKECSQSQEQELSDLRTAEEMVKFQLRHGNDLLAMDAIRSCDVNLKEQGQLRCQDEFIVWCGRRKYLRHVFLFEDLILFSKTKKIEGGYDFYIYKQSFKTAEIGMTENVGDSGLRFEIWFRRRKSQDTFILQASSAEVKAVWTAIIGKILWRQALRNRALRMQEMVSMGIGNKPFMDIKPSDAAISDRAIDYIMKGSESRTRASIAVPSFEYAVSFKRPHSTISNSSTSSSSSQSSSSLLGSLNLHLYSSPAHPYPLASIPSFAQWPYDCIEEDELEQDTGSQPSMNAESSETSSQCTSSDSVTGLSTLTIPGHSSITMDSYNNNDPPSFLCSSTSPSSIVSPSLFQKEEDLQPQGTNFITAL
- the zgc:158766 gene encoding pleckstrin homology domain-containing family G member 4B isoform X3; protein product: MFGSVFTAEFLQNVTHDRNLHPLQNCLLTTGTAVYRTSWKNVVNPLFISSTSDAIMQARCSRAGFRGHLSTCSTSGSTGTLDSHRSSRESLQSQGADSIFSDLPSPNKNHTDSSSESHNVSKQDNATPMIKIERSTEESTTGLEDCVGRERGPGSEMSFNTDRSDSGPRRRLPRDSTAFENRRLFRKSYMEALQNPMTLGSSSESILEEGTEHSASLRERTVTPSSSPDTRTSSRDLLSRRFGSRGWLNGDDSRPSTPLLYLQRGLRSAERRAERRSKSLERTNKAGQVKGHRERSSSGGSVSISPKKLMNGYARLGKLDVEAVFPGSERRSRKEESGHHDDTISSESRRHRNSGEESRSPKAVNGTAVGLSSASTCLCKKELAFPKLVTEVNQELLTSGAVILPGNRDRSGRAVLQVCTRAEVWVGESCTVNDLTCLLGYYYSTLRKERHHQGLCVVIDSRRQQPAPAVLSSLSELQTLVPNALYSVLFLVDKEAIAKPERDANVQTETLSSLKALLKHIDQTQLTRDLEGSFHYDHNHWIHFRQKIEPFARSCSEAISSLQESISTLSNTSKLKTCKEVSEMMEQQTHLMKCVLDDTRLNRLRLEGGTVLARIRKEEPFENENYRDAIDMLNALYNQVDEEVHKLVILSNKSQKQLESLLEVLNFEDQTQKITLWFSIEGEKQLVPLESLTLSADKIKEMRDSLEVFLEESVHQQRLGLELVKESPESLPGSVLLDFQQHLGSILSRVERRKVQLDTLTNLYEFYDSANQWMEHCREYFHHLSLDSTGYVVSPSEVQILQDYYTEASKFSMDNFSALNNMVLSLESPQQLQQWNTVWHKCQLTKQQLEETLARATTAGSNSTAADAATPLKNEDSQTEEHSASNVLLPAPLPFEENRPHSAGPFSKSPSSSVSSSSSHFIFPIDSNSKLRQSPSLFEDTDSDCTVDSIISCQSEPVYSGPARLRKQPMKKIMKKTMSYELTTRDSSHSDVSHIHGYTGVYIKGLEVANNVSAEKKLQRPDVTSPALGRSRSMSTPSKIHSRRSDGEVKKQSSKVQHIMDEMISTEREYVRSVSYIIEHYFPEMERLDLPQDLRGKRSIIFGNIEKLWDFHTQYFLKDLESCTNSPLSISSCFLRHEDQFGMYALYSKNKPQSDALLSSHGNEFFKNKQMELGDKMDLASYLLKPIQRMSKYALLLKDLIKECSQSQEQELSDLRTAEEMVKFQLRHGNDLLAMDAIRSCDVNLKEQGQLRCQDEFIVWCGRRKYLRHVFLFEDLILFSKTKKIEGGYDFYIYKQSFKTAEIGMTENVGDSGLRFEIWFRRRKSQDTFILQASSAEVKAVWTAIIGKILWRQALRNRALRMQEMVSMGIGNKPFMDIKPSDAAISDRAIDYIMKGSESRTRASIAVPSFEYAVSFKRPHSTISNSSTSSSSSQSSSSLLGSLNLHLYSSPAHPYPLASIPSFAQWPYDCIEEDELEQDTGSQPSMNAESSETSSQCTSSDSVTGLSTLTIPGHSSITMDSYNNNDPPSFLCSSTSPSSIVSPSLFQKEEDLQPQGTNFITANNPSHIAVGISTVV
- the zgc:158766 gene encoding pleckstrin homology domain-containing family G member 4B isoform X1 — its product is MLSLSKMHPRAKSRSCDNYLSIKDAESLDNCIQSTLSALYQPFSATAATVLWQLFSVVERQYRGDGLRCFIDFLLPAKRILQIIQQETFVKFRGLLFYHEGWPLCIHEKVVLQLAPLHKVRLKQGDFYLQIVPLGRKSAKLVIKCLSTSGQGITDIPISESMFGSVFTAEFLQNVTHDRNLHPLQNCLLTTGTAVYRTSWKNVVNPLFISSTSDAIMQARCSRAGFRGHLSTCSTSGSTGTLDSHRSSRESLQSQGADSIFSDLPSPNKNHTDSSSESHNVSKQDNATPMIKIERSTEESTTGLEDCVGRERGPGSEMSFNTDRSDSGPRRRLPRDSTAFENRRLFRKSYMEALQNPMTLGSSSESILEEGTEHSASLRERTVTPSSSPDTRTSSRDLLSRRFGSRGWLNGDDSRPSTPLLYLQRGLRSAERRAERRSKSLERTNKAGQVKGHRERSSSGGSVSISPKKLMNGYARLGKLDVEAVFPGSERRSRKEESGHHDDTISSESRRHRNSGEESRSPKAVNGTAVGLSSASTCLCKKELAFPKLVTEVNQELLTSGAVILPGNRDRSGRAVLQVCTRAEVWVGESCTVNDLTCLLGYYYSTLRKERHHQGLCVVIDSRRQQPAPAVLSSLSELQTLVPNALYSVLFLVDKEAIAKPERDANVQTETLSSLKALLKHIDQTQLTRDLEGSFHYDHNHWIHFRQKIEPFARSCSEAISSLQESISTLSNTSKLKTCKEVSEMMEQQTHLMKCVLDDTRLNRLRLEGGTVLARIRKEEPFENENYRDAIDMLNALYNQVDEEVHKLVILSNKSQKQLESLLEVLNFEDQTQKITLWFSIEGEKQLVPLESLTLSADKIKEMRDSLEVFLEESVHQQRLGLELVKESPESLPGSVLLDFQQHLGSILSRVERRKVQLDTLTNLYEFYDSANQWMEHCREYFHHLSLDSTGYVVSPSEVQILQDYYTEASKFSMDNFSALNNMVLSLESPQQLQQWNTVWHKCQLTKQQLEETLARATTAGSNSTAADAATPLKNEDSQTEEHSASNVLLPAPLPFEENRPHSAGPFSKSPSSSVSSSSSHFIFPIDSNSKLRQSPSLFEDTDSDCTVDSIISCQSEPVYSGPARLRKQPMKKIMKKTMSYELTTRDSSHSDVSHIHGYTGVYIKGLEVANNVSAEKKLQRPDVTSPALGRSRSMSTPSKIHSRRSDGEVKKQSSKVQHIMDEMISTEREYVRSVSYIIEHYFPEMERLDLPQDLRGKRSIIFGNIEKLWDFHTQYFLKDLESCTNSPLSISSCFLRHEDQFGMYALYSKNKPQSDALLSSHGNEFFKNKQMELGDKMDLASYLLKPIQRMSKYALLLKDLIKECSQSQEQELSDLRTAEEMVKFQLRHGNDLLAMDAIRSCDVNLKEQGQLRCQDEFIVWCGRRKYLRHVFLFEDLILFSKTKKIEGGYDFYIYKQSFKTAEIGMTENVGDSGLRFEIWFRRRKSQDTFILQASSAEVKAVWTAIIGKILWRQALRNRALRMQEMVSMGIGNKPFMDIKPSDAAISDRAIDYIMKGSESRTRASIAVPSFEYAVSFKRPHSTISNSSTSSSSSQSSSSLLGSLNLHLYSSPAHPYPLASIPSFAQWPYDCIEEDELEQDTGSQPSMNAESSETSSQCTSSDSVTGLSTLTIPGHSSITMDSYNNNDPPSFLCSSTSPSSIVSPSLFQKEEDLQPQGTNFITANNPSHIAVGISTVV